In Reichenbachiella agarivorans, one genomic interval encodes:
- a CDS encoding nucleotide exchange factor GrpE, with protein sequence MAKGKNKADNKSQEAEINEEVLDQVEGTESQEEEKEEQKEELSVEDKLQAELKESQDKYLRLYSEFENFRRRTSKEKLDLITTANESLLQALLPVVDDFERAGKSMTEEADLKSVKEGVDLVFAKLTSILESKGVKAVEAEIGGEFDLEKHEAITQIPAPEEKLKGKIVDVVEKGYLLGDKVIRFAKVVTGA encoded by the coding sequence ATGGCAAAAGGCAAAAACAAGGCTGACAATAAGTCTCAAGAAGCAGAGATCAACGAAGAAGTACTAGATCAAGTAGAAGGTACTGAATCTCAAGAAGAAGAAAAGGAAGAGCAGAAAGAAGAACTTTCTGTTGAAGATAAGTTGCAAGCGGAGTTGAAAGAGTCTCAAGACAAATATTTGAGATTGTATTCTGAGTTTGAAAACTTCAGAAGAAGAACTTCCAAAGAGAAATTGGATTTGATCACCACGGCCAACGAAAGCTTGCTTCAGGCATTGCTTCCTGTAGTCGATGATTTCGAAAGAGCAGGAAAGTCTATGACCGAAGAGGCTGATTTGAAGTCTGTAAAAGAAGGCGTGGATTTGGTGTTCGCCAAGCTCACGAGCATCTTGGAGTCCAAAGGAGTAAAAGCAGTAGAGGCTGAAATCGGAGGTGAGTTTGATTTGGAAAAACATGAAGCCATCACACAGATCCCAGCCCCAGAAGAAAAATTGAAAGGTAAGATCGTAGATGTAGTGGAGAAGGGATACCTACTTGGCGACAAAGTCATACGATTTGCTAAGGTGGTAACAGGCGCATAA
- the dnaJ gene encoding molecular chaperone DnaJ — translation MAKRDYYEVLGVSKSATADEIKKAYRKLAIKYHPDKNPDNKEAEESFKEAAEAYEVLSDPQKKQRYDQFGHAGMGGASSGGGYGGGGMSMDDIFSQFGDIFGGGGGGGGFESFFGGGGGRQRRRKGTNLRIKLKLSLEDIAHGVEKKIKVNRLVAADGVTFRTCPQCQGSGQVQKVVNTMLGQMVSASTCPSCNGAGQTIDKKPPGVDSSGLTYKEEVISVKIPAGVVEGMQLSMSGKGNEAPGGGVPGDLLIVIEEKEEEILKRDGNNIVFDLYLNFVDAVLGTSVEVPTIDGKVKIKIDAGTQSGKILRLRGKGIKDINGYGKGDQLIHVNVWTPKTLTADEREKLESMRNSDNFAPNPSKTDKGFFEKIKEFF, via the coding sequence ATGGCAAAAAGAGATTATTACGAGGTATTGGGGGTAAGCAAGTCCGCGACGGCTGATGAGATCAAAAAGGCCTATCGTAAACTTGCTATCAAATATCACCCAGACAAAAACCCAGACAACAAAGAGGCAGAAGAGAGTTTCAAAGAAGCTGCTGAAGCCTATGAAGTCTTGAGCGACCCACAAAAGAAACAACGCTATGATCAGTTTGGTCATGCGGGAATGGGTGGAGCCTCTAGTGGGGGTGGTTATGGTGGAGGCGGTATGTCTATGGACGACATATTCTCTCAGTTTGGAGACATCTTCGGTGGCGGAGGTGGAGGCGGAGGATTCGAAAGCTTCTTCGGTGGAGGCGGTGGACGTCAGCGCAGAAGAAAAGGCACCAACCTTCGTATCAAACTGAAACTGTCTCTCGAAGACATCGCACACGGTGTAGAGAAAAAAATAAAGGTAAACAGACTAGTGGCTGCCGATGGCGTGACTTTCAGAACTTGTCCCCAATGTCAAGGTTCAGGTCAGGTACAAAAGGTCGTCAACACCATGCTAGGACAGATGGTATCTGCATCAACTTGCCCCTCATGCAATGGCGCAGGACAAACCATAGACAAGAAACCTCCAGGGGTAGATAGCTCAGGCTTGACATACAAAGAAGAGGTCATCTCAGTCAAAATTCCTGCTGGTGTAGTAGAAGGCATGCAACTCTCTATGTCTGGCAAGGGAAATGAAGCCCCAGGGGGTGGAGTACCTGGTGATTTGCTCATCGTCATAGAAGAGAAGGAAGAAGAAATCCTCAAAAGAGATGGAAACAACATTGTTTTTGATCTCTATTTGAATTTCGTAGATGCAGTATTAGGTACTTCTGTAGAAGTCCCCACCATCGATGGCAAGGTCAAGATCAAAATCGATGCAGGAACACAAAGTGGCAAAATTCTTCGTCTCAGAGGCAAAGGAATCAAGGATATCAATGGATATGGCAAAGGAGATCAGTTGATCCACGTCAACGTATGGACTCCCAAGACCTTGACGGCAGATGAGCGTGAAAAACTCGAAAGCATGCGCAACTCTGACAACTTTGCGCCAAATCCTTCTAAGACAGATAAAGGATTCTTCGAGAAAATCAAAGAATTCTTTTGA
- a CDS encoding M20/M25/M40 family metallo-hydrolase → MDSSDYQLLNELCEVFAPSGNEIAMKDFIIEYVETNSSSWHTRPELIHGAAFQDCLILKFGKPRTAIFAHLDSIGFTVRYENQLVPIGSPEAETGYELVGQDSMGPIECKLKEDEGYLFYDFGRGIDTGTELVFKCDFRETKNYIQSCYLDNRLGVFSALKVAETLKDGLIVFSCGEEHGGGTVPFLCKFIYEHCHVKQALVSDITWVTEGVLPGKGVVISMRDMSVPRKSYINKIIELAEQSDVPFQIEVERSGGSDGREIQASPYPIDWCFVGAPEDFVHSPDEKVHKKDIEAMIDLYKYLMENL, encoded by the coding sequence ATGGATAGTTCAGATTATCAGTTGCTCAACGAACTCTGCGAGGTGTTTGCTCCATCTGGCAATGAGATCGCTATGAAAGATTTTATTATCGAATACGTGGAAACCAACAGTTCCTCGTGGCACACCCGGCCGGAGTTGATTCATGGTGCAGCTTTCCAAGATTGTTTGATTCTCAAATTCGGAAAACCACGCACAGCCATCTTCGCTCACCTAGATTCGATTGGCTTCACCGTCCGCTATGAAAACCAGTTGGTACCCATCGGTAGCCCCGAAGCTGAGACGGGCTATGAACTCGTGGGTCAGGACAGTATGGGGCCTATTGAGTGCAAACTCAAAGAAGACGAGGGTTATCTCTTCTATGATTTCGGTCGTGGGATCGATACTGGGACAGAATTGGTCTTCAAGTGTGATTTTCGTGAAACCAAAAATTACATACAATCCTGCTACCTAGATAACCGACTAGGGGTATTCTCTGCCCTCAAGGTTGCAGAGACACTCAAAGATGGATTGATTGTATTCTCTTGTGGCGAAGAGCATGGAGGAGGCACGGTTCCGTTTCTTTGCAAGTTCATTTATGAGCACTGCCATGTCAAACAGGCATTGGTATCCGACATCACATGGGTGACGGAGGGCGTACTGCCAGGTAAAGGAGTAGTCATCTCTATGCGCGACATGAGCGTGCCTCGCAAGTCCTACATCAACAAAATCATAGAACTGGCAGAGCAATCAGATGTGCCGTTTCAAATCGAGGTGGAGCGCAGTGGAGGTAGTGACGGACGAGAAATCCAAGCCTCGCCTTACCCCATCGATTGGTGCTTTGTGGGAGCACCAGAAGACTTCGTCCACTCTCCCGACGAAAAAGTTCATAAAAAGGACATAGAGGCAATGATCGATTTGTACAAATATCTCATGGAGAACCTGTAA
- the obgE gene encoding GTPase ObgE → MASSNFIDHVKFCSRSGKGGAGSVHFRREKHVPKGGPDGGDGGRGGHIILRGNRQLWTLLHLRYKKHVLADDGGPGEGGCRSGAEGKDIILEVPLGTVAKDSETGETIVEILEEGQEIILTPGGRGGQGNFHFKTATNQTPHYAQPGEDGLEHWVLLELKVLADVGLVGFPNAGKSTLLSVMSAAKPEIGDYPFTTLVPNLGVVGYRDSQSFVIADIPGIIEGAAEGKGLGIRFLRHIERNSMLLFMIPADSDDIQKDYDILLGELTKYNPELLDKERLLAITKSDMLDEDLIDEMKKELPKGVPSIFISSVAHYNLDKLKDMLWEKLN, encoded by the coding sequence GTGGCATCATCAAACTTCATCGATCACGTAAAATTCTGTTCCCGCTCTGGTAAAGGCGGAGCAGGCTCGGTTCATTTTCGTCGGGAAAAACACGTCCCTAAAGGCGGACCAGACGGAGGCGATGGTGGCAGAGGTGGCCACATCATCCTACGCGGCAATAGACAGCTCTGGACTCTCCTGCACTTGCGCTACAAAAAGCATGTGCTGGCAGATGATGGTGGTCCTGGCGAAGGAGGCTGTAGATCAGGTGCTGAGGGCAAAGACATCATCCTCGAAGTACCGCTAGGCACAGTTGCCAAAGACAGTGAAACAGGTGAAACCATCGTAGAGATCCTAGAAGAAGGTCAAGAAATCATACTGACCCCAGGAGGCCGAGGTGGGCAGGGCAATTTCCATTTCAAAACTGCTACCAACCAGACTCCGCACTATGCTCAGCCTGGTGAAGATGGTTTAGAGCACTGGGTACTGTTGGAGCTCAAAGTCCTCGCAGACGTGGGCCTTGTCGGCTTCCCTAATGCAGGCAAATCTACCTTGCTATCTGTGATGTCAGCCGCCAAACCTGAGATTGGGGATTATCCATTTACCACTTTGGTACCCAACCTTGGTGTAGTAGGATACAGAGACAGTCAATCTTTTGTGATTGCCGATATCCCAGGGATTATCGAAGGTGCCGCTGAGGGCAAGGGATTGGGCATTCGTTTTCTCCGACACATTGAGCGAAACTCGATGCTGCTTTTTATGATACCTGCTGATTCGGACGATATCCAAAAGGACTATGACATTCTACTGGGCGAGTTGACCAAGTACAACCCCGAACTGCTAGACAAGGAGCGCCTTTTGGCCATCACCAAGTCTGACATGTTGGACGAGGACTTGATAGACGAGATGAAGAAGGAATTGCCCAAAGGAGTCCCATCCATTTTCATATCCAGTGTAGCCCACTACAACTTGGACAAACTCAAAGACATGCTTTGGGAAAAATTGAACTAA
- the hpt gene encoding hypoxanthine phosphoribosyltransferase has translation MIQIEDKKFKKYLDNKEIEEIVSQLADQISKDYQDKTVVLLGILNGSFIFLSDLVKKMSIDPEISFLKLASYDGQKSTGKVKKLIGLDEDLDQKHVLIVEDIVDTGNTLAHIISSLENEGAESVKILTLFHKPDVYNKSIPIDYIGKSIPNDFVIGYGMDYKGYGRSLVDLYQIEE, from the coding sequence ATGATCCAAATCGAGGATAAAAAATTCAAGAAATACCTAGACAACAAGGAGATAGAAGAAATTGTCAGCCAACTGGCAGATCAAATCAGCAAAGACTACCAAGACAAGACGGTGGTTTTGCTGGGGATTCTCAATGGTTCTTTTATTTTTCTATCTGATTTGGTCAAGAAAATGAGCATTGACCCAGAGATCAGTTTTTTGAAATTGGCCTCTTATGACGGTCAAAAATCAACTGGGAAGGTCAAAAAACTGATTGGCCTGGATGAAGATTTGGATCAAAAACACGTCTTGATCGTAGAGGACATTGTCGATACGGGCAACACACTCGCACACATTATTTCCTCGCTAGAAAACGAAGGCGCCGAATCCGTCAAGATCCTGACTTTGTTTCACAAGCCAGATGTTTACAATAAAAGTATCCCTATAGACTACATCGGAAAATCCATTCCAAATGATTTCGTCATAGGCTACGGCATGGACTACAAAGGATATGGTAGATCATTGGTCGACCTCTATCAAATAGAGGAGTAA
- a CDS encoding secondary thiamine-phosphate synthase enzyme YjbQ, with the protein MKSFQKEILLPAYRRGFHLVTEEILAHIPEIKSIEIGIFHVFIQHTSASLTINENADPTVRKDFESHINKMVPEDAPYYRHNYEGSDDMPAHIKSSMMGSSVSIPITHGKLNMGVWQGIYLCEHRNHGGSRRLVLTAMGN; encoded by the coding sequence ATGAAGAGTTTTCAAAAAGAGATTTTATTGCCAGCCTATCGACGAGGTTTTCATCTCGTAACAGAAGAAATCTTAGCTCATATTCCTGAAATCAAGTCGATTGAGATCGGAATATTCCACGTATTTATCCAGCACACGTCTGCAAGTCTCACAATCAATGAAAATGCTGATCCCACAGTGAGGAAGGATTTTGAAAGCCACATCAACAAAATGGTACCAGAGGATGCTCCATACTACCGTCACAACTATGAAGGGTCAGACGATATGCCCGCTCACATCAAGTCTTCTATGATGGGGAGTTCCGTCTCTATCCCCATCACACACGGGAAACTCAATATGGGTGTCTGGCAAGGCATCTATCTCTGCGAACACCGAAACCACGGAGGCTCTAGGAGATTAGTGCTCACTGCGATGGGGAATTAG
- a CDS encoding ABC transporter permease — MNKILLIIKREYMSRVKKKSFLIMTILGPLLFSGLFIVPIWLATREGDHKVIQILDESGLFTDEFVSNDNTTYEYIDEDLESAKSTLNSNDVFGLLYIPEMTIENPEGAKFYATQNPGISFQASLEGMMRDRVENIKLLNSGLNQEFLDGLKAQVYVQTVNLSESGDENESSTGAATAVGYLGAFLIYFFIFLYGAQIMRGVIEEKTNRIIEVIIASVRPFHLMMGKIIGVGSVGLTQFLLWVALSSAIVTGISSFVVGDATPEQMEAISQANQTTPMAANNSQTQEVIQKSMNAVGHINLPLVISCFVFYFIAGYLFYGALFAAIGSAVDSDADSQQFMFPVTIPLIFSVVVLSAVINDPHGSFAFWLSMIPFTSPVIMMMRIPFDVPAWQIILSMLLTIGGFLFTTWLASRIYRVGIFMHGTKVNYKTLAKWFMMKS, encoded by the coding sequence ATGAATAAGATTTTACTCATTATCAAAAGAGAATATATGTCACGAGTCAAAAAGAAATCCTTTTTGATTATGACAATTTTAGGGCCTCTTTTGTTCTCAGGTCTGTTTATTGTCCCTATCTGGTTGGCTACTCGCGAAGGGGATCACAAGGTGATACAAATCCTAGATGAGTCTGGGTTGTTTACCGATGAGTTTGTAAGCAATGACAATACCACCTATGAGTACATCGATGAAGATCTAGAATCGGCCAAATCTACCCTCAATAGCAATGATGTATTTGGACTGCTGTACATTCCAGAAATGACTATCGAAAACCCTGAAGGTGCCAAATTCTACGCTACTCAAAACCCGGGCATTAGTTTTCAAGCCAGTCTGGAGGGAATGATGAGAGATAGAGTTGAAAATATTAAGTTGTTGAACTCAGGACTCAACCAAGAGTTTTTGGATGGACTGAAAGCCCAAGTCTATGTTCAGACGGTCAACCTCTCTGAGTCGGGAGACGAAAATGAAAGCAGCACAGGAGCGGCTACTGCAGTAGGGTATTTAGGTGCCTTTCTTATTTATTTTTTCATCTTCCTCTATGGTGCGCAAATCATGCGTGGCGTGATCGAAGAAAAAACAAACAGAATTATCGAAGTAATCATTGCTTCGGTCAGACCTTTTCATCTTATGATGGGCAAGATAATAGGAGTAGGTAGCGTAGGTCTGACCCAATTTTTGCTTTGGGTGGCGCTATCAAGTGCGATTGTCACTGGCATCAGTTCATTCGTAGTAGGTGATGCAACTCCAGAGCAGATGGAAGCCATCAGTCAAGCCAACCAGACGACACCCATGGCAGCCAACAACTCGCAAACTCAAGAGGTGATTCAAAAATCCATGAATGCTGTAGGGCATATTAATCTGCCTTTGGTTATTTCGTGTTTTGTATTTTACTTCATAGCTGGCTATTTGTTTTATGGTGCTTTGTTTGCGGCCATTGGTTCGGCCGTGGACAGTGACGCAGATTCACAGCAGTTCATGTTTCCGGTGACCATTCCACTCATTTTCTCTGTGGTAGTGTTGTCAGCCGTAATCAACGATCCCCACGGAAGCTTTGCTTTCTGGTTGTCAATGATTCCCTTTACATCCCCAGTGATCATGATGATGAGGATTCCGTTTGATGTACCTGCATGGCAGATTATTTTGTCCATGTTATTGACGATTGGAGGCTTCTTATTCACAACTTGGCTCGCCAGTAGAATCTACAGAGTGGGCATCTTCATGCACGGCACCAAGGTGAATTACAAGACGCTGGCGAAGTGGTTTATGATGAAAAGCTAG
- a CDS encoding ABC transporter ATP-binding protein — MNLLDIKEISKAYGSHQALENISFSIPENSIFGLLGPNGAGKTTLIRIITQIIMPDAGEVLFHGSKLEPEHIRKIGYLPEERGLYKKMKVGEQLLYLAQLKGMSKSDAVDKIKFWLKKLEISSWTNKNVEDLSKGMQQKIQFIATVIHDPSLIILDEPFSGFDPVNANLIKDEILEMRNRGTTVIFSTHRMESVEELCDDIALIHHASLVISGSKKEIKNRYRDNTFIVEYTGQQLSPSDQFDIVNSHEQEGVMQSEIKLLDSFGVNDLVNKITQNSTLVSLNEKIPSINDIFISTVKPTSHE, encoded by the coding sequence TTGAATTTATTAGACATTAAGGAAATTTCTAAGGCCTATGGTAGCCACCAAGCCCTCGAAAACATTTCATTTTCAATCCCAGAAAACAGCATATTTGGACTATTAGGACCCAATGGTGCTGGTAAAACCACCCTGATTAGAATCATTACTCAAATCATCATGCCCGATGCTGGAGAGGTTCTTTTTCACGGTTCCAAATTGGAACCAGAACACATCCGAAAAATCGGTTACCTCCCAGAAGAAAGAGGACTCTACAAAAAGATGAAAGTGGGAGAACAACTCCTATACCTTGCACAACTCAAGGGAATGTCCAAATCTGATGCAGTAGACAAAATCAAATTTTGGTTAAAGAAATTAGAAATCAGTTCTTGGACGAATAAGAATGTCGAGGATTTGTCCAAAGGCATGCAGCAAAAAATTCAGTTTATAGCGACGGTGATTCATGACCCCAGTTTGATCATCTTAGACGAACCGTTTTCTGGTTTTGATCCAGTCAATGCCAACCTGATCAAAGATGAAATATTGGAAATGAGAAACAGAGGCACCACTGTCATCTTTTCGACACACAGAATGGAATCTGTGGAGGAGCTGTGCGATGACATAGCTTTGATCCATCACGCCAGTTTGGTCATTTCAGGTTCTAAAAAGGAGATCAAAAATCGCTACCGAGACAATACATTCATCGTCGAATATACTGGCCAACAGTTGAGTCCTTCTGATCAGTTTGACATTGTAAATAGTCACGAACAGGAAGGAGTGATGCAGTCTGAAATCAAGTTATTGGATTCCTTCGGCGTAAATGATTTGGTCAACAAGATCACTCAAAACTCAACTTTGGTTTCTCTCAACGAAAAAATCCCATCCATCAATGACATTTTCATTTCCACTGTAAAACCCACCAGCCATGAATAA
- the polA gene encoding DNA polymerase I, whose product MSKPDKKLFLLDAYALIYRAHFAFSKNPRINSKGVNTSAVFGFMNSLLEILKKEKPTHIGVAFDTSAPTFRHIQFPEYKAHREETPEDIRTATPLIKDILKAMNIPILLLDGFEADDIIGTLAKAAARKGFEVFMMTPDKDYAQLVEEHIYLYKPAYMGNGVDVLGIPEVLAKFEIESVDQVRDILGLEGDAADNIPGIPGVGKKTAIKFLQQYGSLEGLLANTAELKGKMKEKVEEFGAQGILSKELATIKIDVPIVFDEDDLIHCEPNEEAVKKIFEELEFRTMLKRIFGEDSSAATPVTEGKKKTTATDTQQLGLFGAVESKPVQEEMPSEKGNIATVEHEYHLMDSPALRKSLVKYLLLQEEFCFDTETTSINPEEAELVGIAFCYQAHEAYYVPLPEDQQEAQAIVEEFRTVLENEEIVKIGQNLKYDIQVMKNYGVEVKGKLFDTLLAHYLIDPDSRHKMDVLAENYLHYTCIPIEDLIGKGKSQLNMRDIDVDRVVDYAAEDADITFQLKHKLAPLIAENQLEKLLHEVEEPLSIVLADMEYAGVKIDLDVLAAMSKDLNGLSLTAQDKIFELAGVEFNINSPKQMGEILFDKMKLIEKPKKTKTGQYATGEEILSKLASEHEIADRILEFREYQKLKSTYVDALPLLISKKDGLIHTDYRQAVAATGRLSSNNPNLQNIPIRTAKGKEIRKAFVPRSKDFKIFAADYSQIELRIIAAFAKDESMIDAFKNGRDIHATTASKVFKVPMEEMTPDVRRKAKEINFGLIYGISAFGLSQNIGISRTEAAEIIEAYFKEFPGIKRYMDDTVNQAKELEYVETIMGRRRYLRDINSRNATVRGFAERNAINAPIQGSAADIIKVAMINIHDWMKKEKLKSKMTMQVHDELVFDAHVDELELLKVKVEEFMKNAIALDVPMEIGMGVGDNWLEAH is encoded by the coding sequence ATGAGTAAACCTGATAAAAAATTATTCCTGTTGGATGCGTATGCATTGATCTACCGTGCGCACTTTGCCTTTAGCAAGAACCCCAGAATCAATTCCAAAGGAGTCAATACCAGTGCCGTTTTTGGTTTTATGAATTCTCTCTTGGAGATTTTGAAGAAAGAAAAGCCTACTCATATAGGTGTCGCTTTTGATACGAGCGCACCGACTTTTCGCCACATTCAGTTCCCTGAGTACAAAGCACACCGCGAAGAAACCCCCGAAGACATCCGTACAGCTACGCCGCTGATCAAGGATATCTTGAAGGCCATGAACATCCCGATTCTCTTGCTGGATGGTTTTGAGGCGGATGATATCATCGGCACGCTCGCCAAGGCTGCTGCTCGCAAGGGTTTTGAAGTATTCATGATGACACCCGACAAGGACTATGCACAGCTGGTCGAGGAGCATATCTACCTCTACAAACCTGCCTACATGGGCAATGGTGTGGATGTATTGGGGATTCCCGAAGTGCTGGCCAAGTTTGAGATCGAAAGCGTAGATCAGGTACGTGACATCCTCGGACTGGAAGGCGATGCAGCGGACAACATCCCTGGCATCCCTGGAGTGGGCAAGAAAACCGCCATCAAGTTTCTACAACAGTATGGTTCGCTCGAAGGACTGCTTGCCAACACAGCAGAGCTCAAAGGCAAGATGAAAGAAAAGGTCGAAGAGTTCGGCGCACAAGGCATCTTGTCCAAAGAACTTGCGACCATCAAAATTGACGTACCGATTGTCTTTGACGAGGATGATTTGATCCACTGTGAACCCAACGAAGAAGCAGTCAAAAAAATATTTGAGGAACTGGAGTTCCGCACGATGCTCAAGCGAATCTTTGGAGAAGACAGCAGTGCTGCAACACCAGTGACAGAGGGCAAGAAAAAAACTACAGCTACCGATACCCAACAGTTGGGACTCTTCGGAGCAGTAGAATCCAAGCCTGTACAAGAGGAAATGCCCAGCGAAAAAGGCAACATCGCGACCGTGGAGCATGAATACCACCTAATGGACTCGCCTGCACTCAGAAAATCCCTCGTCAAATACCTGCTGCTGCAGGAGGAATTTTGTTTTGATACCGAGACGACCAGCATCAACCCTGAGGAGGCCGAATTGGTAGGGATAGCCTTTTGCTACCAAGCACACGAGGCATATTATGTGCCACTACCCGAAGATCAACAGGAAGCACAAGCCATCGTAGAGGAGTTTCGTACCGTGCTAGAAAACGAAGAGATTGTCAAGATCGGTCAGAACCTGAAATATGACATTCAGGTGATGAAAAACTATGGAGTGGAAGTCAAAGGCAAGCTCTTTGATACATTGCTGGCTCACTATCTGATTGACCCAGATTCCAGACACAAGATGGATGTGTTGGCGGAGAACTACCTGCACTACACTTGCATCCCGATCGAAGACCTGATCGGCAAAGGCAAGTCCCAACTCAACATGCGTGACATTGATGTAGATCGGGTGGTGGATTATGCCGCAGAAGATGCTGACATCACTTTCCAACTCAAACACAAACTAGCACCCTTGATTGCAGAGAATCAATTGGAAAAACTCCTGCATGAAGTGGAAGAACCTCTGAGCATCGTGCTGGCCGACATGGAATACGCAGGCGTCAAGATCGATCTAGACGTATTGGCAGCCATGTCCAAGGACCTCAATGGACTCAGTCTCACTGCTCAAGACAAGATATTCGAACTAGCAGGCGTAGAATTCAACATCAACTCACCCAAGCAAATGGGAGAAATCCTCTTTGACAAAATGAAGTTGATCGAAAAACCAAAAAAGACCAAAACAGGCCAATATGCCACGGGAGAAGAAATCCTGTCCAAGCTGGCCAGTGAGCATGAGATTGCTGATCGGATATTGGAGTTTAGGGAATACCAAAAGCTGAAATCTACCTATGTAGATGCCTTGCCTCTGTTGATCAGCAAGAAAGATGGCCTGATCCATACAGACTACAGACAGGCTGTGGCTGCCACAGGCCGCTTGAGCTCCAACAATCCCAACCTACAGAATATCCCGATCCGTACGGCAAAGGGAAAAGAGATCCGAAAGGCTTTCGTCCCTAGGAGCAAGGATTTCAAAATATTCGCAGCGGATTATTCTCAGATCGAGTTGAGGATCATTGCGGCATTCGCCAAAGACGAAAGCATGATTGATGCCTTCAAAAACGGCAGAGACATTCATGCCACTACCGCATCCAAGGTCTTCAAGGTACCCATGGAGGAGATGACTCCCGACGTGCGACGCAAGGCCAAGGAAATCAACTTCGGACTCATCTACGGTATTTCAGCTTTTGGTCTATCCCAAAACATAGGCATCAGCCGTACCGAAGCTGCCGAGATCATAGAGGCCTACTTCAAGGAGTTTCCCGGTATCAAACGCTACATGGACGATACCGTCAACCAAGCCAAGGAACTGGAATACGTCGAGACCATCATGGGGCGCAGGAGATACCTGCGAGACATCAACTCTCGCAATGCAACCGTCCGTGGATTTGCCGAGCGAAACGCCATCAATGCTCCGATCCAAGGCAGTGCCGCAGACATCATCAAAGTAGCCATGATCAACATCCACGACTGGATGAAAAAGGAGAAACTCAAGTCCAAGATGACCATGCAGGTGCATGATGAATTGGTCTTTGATGCGCATGTCGACGAACTAGAGTTGCTCAAAGTCAAAGTGGAGGAATTCATGAAAAATGCCATCGCATTGGATGTACCGATGGAGATAGGAATGGGCGTAGGAGACAATTGGCTAGAGGCGCATTAA
- a CDS encoding adenylate kinase, giving the protein MLNVVLFGPPGAGKGTQSEKLIEKYNLAHLSTGDLFRKHLGEGTDLGKLAQKYMDEGNLVPDSLVIDMVKDKIASTTDAKGFIFDGFPRTVPQAVALDDMLKEFDTTISGMVALEVPDEELKKRLLDRGKTSGRADDQNEEKINNRIQVYKDETLPVANFYNEQNKFNQIHGVGSINDIFQEISAVIDKF; this is encoded by the coding sequence ATGTTAAACGTAGTACTATTTGGCCCTCCAGGTGCAGGGAAAGGAACTCAGAGTGAAAAATTGATTGAAAAATACAATTTGGCACATTTATCCACGGGTGACCTATTCAGAAAACATCTCGGAGAAGGAACCGATTTGGGCAAATTGGCTCAAAAATACATGGATGAGGGCAATTTGGTGCCTGATTCTCTTGTCATCGACATGGTCAAAGACAAGATTGCTTCGACTACAGATGCCAAAGGCTTCATTTTCGATGGATTTCCTAGGACAGTGCCTCAGGCCGTAGCTTTGGACGACATGCTGAAGGAATTTGATACAACCATCAGTGGTATGGTTGCTTTGGAGGTTCCGGATGAAGAATTGAAGAAAAGACTCCTAGATAGAGGAAAAACTTCTGGCAGAGCAGACGATCAAAACGAAGAAAAAATCAACAACCGAATTCAGGTTTACAAAGACGAAACACTCCCTGTTGCCAATTTTTACAATGAGCAAAACAAGTTCAACCAAATACACGGAGTAGGTAGTATAAATGATATATTTCAGGAGATCAGTGCTGTCATAGACAAATTCTGA